In Candidatus Saccharimonadales bacterium, one DNA window encodes the following:
- a CDS encoding CTP synthase produces the protein MDKKQKYIFVTGGVLSGVGKGITAASIGAVLQSQGADVSVQKCDPYLNVDAGLLNPAEHGECFVTKDGAETDLDLGHYERFLDIELTQKSATLSGRLLRDLIADERAGKFGGKTVQLVPHLTAAIQRDIEKAAKGSDVHFVEIGGTVGDYEALSFIEAIREFSRKVGRSNCLFIHVVYVPFIGSSKEFKTKPAQNALNDLRGFGIVPDVVVVRTDAVAPKSIAAKIAMFGGVADEAVILMPNVDTVFRIPMIIAESGLQQVLDNFTGFTKKPNLKKWERMIEAQNKKHDQIVRIGMVAKYLDNEDTYISVIEALKAAAWQESVGLNLVWINAETATNEEFAAVDGIVVPGGFGSRGIEGKVAAATYALETGSPYLGLCLGLQVAVIAAARRSGLKRANSTEFDPLTKQNVVYLMNGQEGMESTGGTMRLGDYPAKLKKDSKVAKIYGETSITERHRHRYEVNQAFKESIEDGGLVISGTSPDSKLVEFVETAGKGYFTATQAHPEFRSRPTKAHPLFVGLLRAAKKAIR, from the coding sequence ATGGATAAAAAACAGAAATATATATTTGTAACTGGGGGTGTCCTTTCTGGGGTAGGAAAGGGAATCACAGCAGCTAGTATCGGGGCAGTACTACAATCTCAAGGTGCCGATGTTTCGGTTCAAAAATGTGACCCGTATCTTAACGTAGATGCGGGCCTTTTGAATCCTGCAGAGCACGGTGAATGCTTTGTCACAAAAGACGGAGCGGAGACCGATCTTGATCTTGGACATTATGAACGATTTCTTGATATTGAACTAACTCAAAAATCTGCAACTCTTTCAGGACGTCTGCTCCGCGATCTTATCGCCGACGAGCGAGCGGGCAAGTTCGGTGGTAAGACTGTCCAGTTAGTTCCCCATCTGACAGCTGCTATTCAAAGAGATATTGAAAAGGCTGCAAAAGGTAGCGATGTTCATTTTGTCGAAATCGGAGGAACAGTTGGTGATTATGAAGCGCTTAGTTTTATTGAAGCAATTCGTGAGTTTAGTCGAAAAGTAGGACGGAGCAACTGTTTATTTATTCATGTAGTTTACGTGCCTTTTATTGGTTCAAGTAAAGAATTTAAAACAAAACCTGCTCAAAACGCACTTAATGATCTTCGTGGGTTTGGCATTGTACCTGATGTCGTTGTTGTTCGTACCGACGCTGTTGCGCCAAAAAGTATTGCAGCTAAGATTGCAATGTTTGGCGGAGTTGCGGACGAGGCAGTTATTTTGATGCCAAATGTTGATACAGTTTTTCGGATTCCAATGATCATAGCTGAGTCTGGTCTCCAGCAAGTTCTTGATAATTTTACTGGTTTTACAAAAAAACCAAATCTTAAAAAATGGGAAAGAATGATCGAAGCACAGAATAAGAAACACGATCAAATTGTCAGAATTGGAATGGTTGCAAAGTATCTCGACAATGAAGATACGTATATATCTGTTATTGAAGCACTTAAGGCCGCCGCTTGGCAGGAGAGTGTCGGGCTGAATCTTGTTTGGATCAATGCTGAGACGGCCACGAATGAAGAGTTTGCTGCCGTTGACGGTATCGTGGTTCCTGGTGGTTTTGGCAGCAGAGGGATCGAGGGTAAGGTAGCAGCAGCAACGTATGCTTTAGAGACGGGCTCACCTTATCTAGGACTCTGCTTAGGTCTTCAAGTTGCAGTTATTGCGGCTGCACGTAGGAGTGGTCTTAAAAGAGCTAATAGCACTGAGTTTGATCCATTGACTAAACAAAACGTTGTTTATTTGATGAATGGCCAAGAAGGTATGGAGTCTACTGGAGGCACGATGCGCCTAGGTGATTATCCAGCAAAGCTAAAAAAAGACTCAAAAGTAGCAAAAATTTACGGCGAGACATCAATTACTGAACGACATCGTCATCGCTACGAAGTGAACCAAGCCTTTAAAGAATCAATTGAAGACGGTGGACTTGTTATAAGCGGTACATCACCAGACAGTAAATTAGTTGAATTCGTTGAAACAGCTGGTAAGGGTTATTTTACAGCAACGCAGGCTCACCCAGAGTTTCGTTCACGTCCAACTAAAGCACATCCACTTTTCGTAGGTTTACTTCGAGCTGCAAAAAAAGCTATACGATAG
- the rpoD gene encoding RNA polymerase sigma factor RpoD, whose amino-acid sequence MEEPAIDELQDEEEDDEDTLNSNQYFDDVSDDSVRLYLREIGKIPLLNGEEELALAQRVVAGEKKAKDKMAEANMRLVVSIAKRYSGRGLDFLDLIQEGNTGLLRAVEKFDPDKGFKFSTYATWWIRQAITRAIADQARTIRIPVHMVETINKLLRTQRRMTQELNREPTIEELAKELEMEPEKVEYVIKIKQDITSLDAGVGRDGEDEDSVLGDFIEDEDGTTPEESAASQLLKEQVQSVLSTLSEREQKIIKMRFGLENGKSHTLEEVGQEFAVTRERIRQIEAKALAKLRKHKDAKKLHEYLS is encoded by the coding sequence ATTGAAGAACCAGCGATTGATGAGCTACAGGACGAAGAAGAAGACGATGAAGATACGCTGAACAGTAATCAATATTTTGATGATGTTTCAGATGACAGTGTCAGGTTGTACCTTCGTGAGATTGGTAAAATCCCGCTATTGAATGGTGAAGAAGAGCTTGCTCTTGCGCAGCGTGTTGTTGCAGGTGAGAAGAAGGCTAAGGATAAAATGGCCGAAGCAAACATGCGTCTCGTTGTCTCAATTGCAAAACGTTATTCTGGTCGTGGGCTTGATTTCCTTGATTTGATTCAAGAGGGCAACACAGGGCTTCTTCGTGCTGTTGAAAAATTTGATCCAGATAAAGGATTTAAGTTTAGTACTTATGCAACATGGTGGATCCGCCAGGCTATTACGCGTGCGATTGCCGATCAAGCACGTACAATTCGTATTCCTGTGCATATGGTGGAGACCATTAACAAGTTACTGCGTACACAGCGTCGCATGACTCAGGAGCTAAACCGTGAGCCAACTATCGAGGAGCTTGCAAAAGAGCTTGAGATGGAGCCAGAAAAAGTTGAATACGTTATTAAAATTAAACAAGACATTACATCACTTGATGCTGGTGTTGGGCGTGATGGTGAAGATGAAGATTCAGTTCTCGGTGACTTTATTGAAGACGAAGATGGGACGACACCAGAAGAATCTGCTGCATCGCAACTTTTAAAAGAGCAGGTTCAATCAGTTCTTTCCACACTTTCTGAACGAGAACAAAAGATCATCAAGATGCGTTTTGGCCTAGAAAATGGTAAATCTCATACACTTGAAGAGGTCGGACAAGAGTTTGCCGTCACTCGTGAGCGTATTCGTCAGATTGAAGCTAAGGCGCTTGCAAAGCTTCGTAAACATAAGGATGCCAAAAAACTTCATGAGTACCTGAGTTAA
- the dnaG gene encoding DNA primase: MQDAKEEVRSRINIEDVVGEYVQLKRAGRNFKGLSPFSSEKTASFFVSPDKHIWHDFSSNKGGDVFSFVMEVEGMDFRQALEHLARKAGVDLSLYESKGSQEIAQKKKRLYAALDLAASYYQHSLISNGHALEYVFKKRGLDKKIVESFRIGYAPDNGNALVQFLNRKGFSDREVDEAGLANRYGGDLFRGRMMVPLMDGSGQVIGFTARILIDIKDAPKYLNTPQTLLYDKSRHVFGLSQAKEAIRTVDYAVIVEGNLDVVSSHQVGISQVVATAGTAMTESHLRALRRLTGNVRLAFDGDRAGIAATERAIPIAQSVGVELTIITLPGDAKDPDELIQQDSKLWLAAIESAQPAVDWILNQYSNREDLTSASGKRAFTTAGLKVVRTLQDIVEQEHYQAKIADMVQSSLESIKAKQAKGTDETPAPTRLKRVHTTDERSQDVYLYQDNLLAAALIDASAQELFAHIDTTMFAGEDRQLVASFLATHSGKIVTDTPEQLQKIDQYVKILLLKADARYADWNDQDRYFETARLLRQVAHEHKKQQKDLLTSELREAEASDDESKALEIRGKLNTLIKEMTSGQR, encoded by the coding sequence ATGCAGGATGCAAAAGAAGAAGTTCGTTCACGCATTAACATCGAGGATGTTGTAGGTGAGTATGTACAGCTCAAACGAGCTGGGCGTAACTTTAAAGGACTGAGTCCATTTAGTAGTGAAAAAACGGCAAGCTTTTTCGTTAGTCCAGATAAGCATATTTGGCATGACTTTTCGTCAAATAAGGGTGGTGATGTATTCAGTTTTGTGATGGAAGTGGAAGGTATGGATTTTCGTCAAGCGCTCGAACACCTAGCTAGAAAAGCTGGGGTTGATTTGTCACTCTACGAATCAAAGGGAAGTCAGGAGATTGCACAGAAAAAAAAGCGTCTTTACGCGGCACTTGATCTTGCCGCTTCATATTACCAGCACAGTCTTATTAGTAACGGGCATGCGCTTGAGTATGTTTTTAAGAAACGTGGACTTGATAAAAAAATTGTCGAATCATTTCGCATTGGGTATGCACCAGACAATGGAAATGCCCTTGTTCAGTTTTTAAATCGGAAAGGTTTTTCTGATAGAGAGGTTGATGAAGCTGGTCTTGCGAACCGCTATGGTGGCGACTTATTTCGGGGACGTATGATGGTACCACTCATGGATGGCAGTGGGCAGGTTATAGGTTTTACGGCCCGTATTCTTATTGATATTAAAGATGCTCCCAAATATCTAAACACGCCACAGACTCTTCTTTATGACAAAAGTAGACATGTTTTTGGGTTATCACAGGCAAAAGAGGCAATTCGTACCGTCGACTATGCTGTAATTGTCGAAGGTAACCTTGATGTCGTGAGTAGCCACCAAGTAGGTATATCACAGGTAGTCGCTACGGCTGGCACTGCTATGACCGAAAGCCACTTAAGAGCTCTCCGACGCCTAACAGGTAATGTGAGACTCGCATTTGATGGAGATAGAGCAGGTATAGCTGCGACAGAACGTGCAATCCCGATCGCGCAGTCAGTTGGTGTTGAACTTACAATCATTACACTGCCAGGTGATGCGAAGGACCCTGATGAATTAATCCAGCAAGACTCAAAACTTTGGCTTGCGGCAATCGAATCCGCACAGCCTGCAGTAGACTGGATACTGAACCAATACTCTAATAGGGAAGATCTTACCTCTGCCTCAGGAAAGCGTGCTTTTACTACAGCAGGGCTTAAAGTCGTCAGGACATTGCAGGATATAGTAGAGCAAGAGCACTATCAGGCCAAAATCGCCGACATGGTTCAATCATCCCTCGAATCGATTAAAGCTAAACAAGCTAAAGGAACTGATGAGACTCCCGCACCAACTCGCTTAAAACGAGTTCATACCACGGATGAGCGTAGTCAGGATGTGTATTTATATCAAGATAATCTTCTTGCTGCCGCACTAATTGATGCATCAGCCCAAGAACTATTTGCACATATTGATACAACAATGTTTGCAGGCGAAGATCGTCAATTAGTCGCATCTTTCCTCGCTACACATTCCGGTAAGATTGTGACGGATACCCCTGAGCAGTTGCAAAAAATTGATCAGTATGTCAAAATACTATTATTAAAGGCCGACGCTCGATATGCCGATTGGAACGATCAAGATCGTTACTTCGAAACGGCACGATTGCTCCGCCAAGTAGCACACGAACACAAGAAACAACAAAAAGATCTATTAACGAGTGAACTACGTGAGGCCGAGGCTAGCGACGACGAGTCAAAAGCCCTTGAAATTCGTGGCAAACTTAATACTTTAATAAAGGAGATGACTAGTGGGCAAAGATGA
- a CDS encoding MscL family protein: MTVSKKAADKAKEKAIALRGKSTHHLSGFSDFVREQGIVGLAIGLAVGGAATVLIKSLLDNVIMPPIGLLLGSSDGLKGLAWKLGESRKDGKVVDIVLHYGSFLNDLINFLIIALVIYFVVRVLGLDKKFDKKKE; this comes from the coding sequence ATGACAGTTTCAAAAAAAGCGGCTGATAAGGCAAAAGAAAAAGCTATAGCCTTAAGAGGTAAAAGCACACATCATCTAAGCGGTTTTTCAGATTTTGTTCGTGAACAGGGTATTGTTGGTCTTGCAATTGGTCTTGCAGTTGGTGGTGCGGCAACAGTACTTATTAAGTCGCTTCTCGATAACGTTATTATGCCTCCAATCGGTTTATTACTTGGCTCCAGTGATGGACTAAAAGGTCTCGCATGGAAACTTGGTGAAAGTCGCAAAGACGGTAAGGTAGTTGATATTGTTCTTCACTACGGTTCTTTCCTTAATGATTTAATTAATTTTCTGATCATTGCTCTTGTTATTTATTTTGTTGTCCGAGTACTTGGCCTGGACAAGAAATTTGATAAGAAAAAAGAGTAA
- the orn gene encoding oligoribonuclease yields MTKKAKILWMDLEMTGLDPVKDRILEVAVIATDWDFNEIATYTAVVKVGPRLMAKRMKVGAAFWDANPEARDGLVDQNKNGLSGRTVENELLDFINEHFDSEKPVLLGGNSIHQDRRFIVNEWHRLDVRLHYRMLDVTAWKVVFDGKFGKRFTKPEEHRALEDIRGSIMELKYYLTKLK; encoded by the coding sequence ATGACTAAAAAAGCAAAAATTTTATGGATGGACCTAGAAATGACAGGCTTAGATCCAGTCAAGGATCGTATCTTAGAAGTAGCAGTTATTGCTACCGATTGGGATTTTAATGAAATCGCGACATATACGGCAGTCGTTAAGGTTGGACCGCGACTTATGGCTAAGCGCATGAAAGTAGGAGCTGCATTTTGGGATGCAAATCCGGAAGCGCGCGATGGATTAGTTGATCAAAACAAAAATGGACTATCTGGCCGTACGGTAGAAAATGAATTACTTGATTTCATAAACGAACATTTCGATTCTGAAAAACCTGTACTACTTGGGGGTAATTCTATTCATCAGGATAGACGGTTTATCGTGAATGAGTGGCATAGACTCGATGTTCGTCTACACTACCGTATGTTAGATGTTACAGCATGGAAAGTGGTATTTGATGGTAAATTTGGAAAACGATTTACGAAACCCGAAGAACACCGTGCCCTTGAAGATATAAGAGGTAGTATCATGGAACTTAAGTATTATTTGACCAAGCTGAAATAA
- the argS gene encoding arginine--tRNA ligase, protein MELQIARIVSELFNVETNVVLTRPDIQFGDYATNVALQLAKPLNKNPREVAEELAVKLRETGTFTDVSVAGPGFINLRVTSRSLVDVLEKNWSSTFGENNDGVGKTVVVEYPSQNMAKPYSIGHLRPGNQGWAAKKLMEATGWNVITDNHLGDYGAPFGIWVVGFLKLSSEAALEKDGVYELGRVYISMKKLLKEEDEKGESTLRDEVQNWLLKLEANDMEAVEYSSRFNSISLDHIHTIMKRLKISTDHELGEAFFAPKGKEAVQKLLTEGIATQNQDGSIIVPLDEYGFDVPMLVQKSNGAALYATTDLATILYREDTWHPDRVIYVVGSEQQFHFAQLFAVAKKLSIHTELIHLWFGIIDQINDDGTREKMSSRKGVVLMEELLDTAEEKAREVVSGREISDSDITKIALGAVKFTDFAADRRTNILFDWNSIFALTGFSGPYIQYAAVRVNKILRDNVDDYSEKAGSYDYEPEKAVVAKILDYPNIVRLAARDIEPHKIATYLYELARELNRYYEQTPVATGDVTGDQKAARLNLLGKVSHVFTHGLDLLGIEVPSQM, encoded by the coding sequence ATGGAACTCCAGATTGCACGTATAGTATCAGAATTATTTAACGTTGAAACGAACGTTGTTTTAACACGACCCGATATCCAGTTTGGGGATTATGCAACAAACGTTGCGTTACAGCTCGCAAAACCGCTTAACAAGAATCCACGTGAAGTAGCTGAAGAGCTTGCAGTAAAGCTTCGTGAAACCGGTACATTCACTGATGTTAGTGTCGCTGGTCCAGGATTTATTAATTTGCGCGTTACGTCTCGAAGTCTTGTGGACGTGCTAGAGAAAAACTGGAGCTCGACTTTTGGCGAGAATAACGATGGAGTAGGCAAAACTGTTGTTGTTGAATATCCTAGTCAGAACATGGCCAAGCCATATAGTATTGGCCACCTGCGGCCAGGCAATCAGGGTTGGGCTGCGAAGAAGCTGATGGAGGCGACTGGGTGGAACGTTATTACAGATAACCATCTTGGAGACTATGGGGCACCTTTTGGTATTTGGGTAGTTGGCTTTTTGAAGTTGAGTAGCGAAGCAGCACTGGAGAAAGATGGCGTATATGAACTAGGCCGTGTTTATATCTCAATGAAGAAGCTGCTTAAAGAAGAAGACGAAAAAGGTGAGTCTACGCTGCGCGATGAGGTGCAAAACTGGCTCTTAAAATTAGAAGCCAACGATATGGAAGCTGTTGAGTACAGTTCTAGGTTTAATTCTATTAGCCTTGATCATATTCATACTATTATGAAACGTCTTAAGATCTCGACTGATCATGAGCTTGGTGAGGCCTTCTTTGCTCCAAAAGGTAAAGAAGCAGTTCAAAAGCTTCTGACAGAAGGTATTGCAACGCAAAATCAGGACGGTTCAATAATTGTCCCACTTGATGAATACGGATTTGATGTACCTATGTTAGTTCAAAAGTCTAACGGAGCAGCCCTATATGCAACGACTGATCTTGCGACAATTTTGTACCGCGAGGACACCTGGCATCCGGATAGAGTTATCTATGTGGTTGGTTCTGAACAGCAGTTCCATTTTGCTCAGCTTTTTGCTGTAGCAAAAAAATTAAGTATTCACACTGAACTTATACACTTATGGTTTGGTATTATAGATCAAATTAATGATGATGGCACCCGCGAAAAAATGAGCAGTCGAAAAGGGGTAGTATTAATGGAAGAATTACTCGATACAGCTGAAGAAAAAGCCCGCGAAGTAGTATCTGGTCGAGAAATTTCTGATAGTGATATAACAAAGATTGCACTTGGCGCCGTAAAGTTTACTGACTTTGCAGCGGACAGGCGAACAAATATCTTATTTGATTGGAATAGTATCTTTGCCCTGACAGGTTTTTCTGGACCATATATTCAATATGCAGCTGTACGTGTGAACAAGATATTACGAGACAACGTAGACGATTATTCTGAAAAAGCCGGTAGCTACGACTATGAGCCTGAAAAAGCAGTTGTTGCTAAAATATTAGATTACCCAAATATTGTTCGCTTGGCAGCTCGTGATATTGAGCCTCATAAAATAGCAACGTATCTTTATGAGTTAGCCCGCGAGCTAAACAGATATTATGAACAAACACCGGTCGCGACAGGCGATGTTACGGGTGATCAAAAAGCAGCTCGCCTCAATCTCCTCGGTAAAGTGAGTCATGTTTTTACACATGGGCTTGATCTACTAGGGATAGAAGTTCCGTCACAGATGTAA
- a CDS encoding polyprenyl synthetase family protein produces the protein MTYDGYFSVSDAQLRTAIDQDLAECATVWQAEFEGGSREPVAAFCNILLRGGKRLRGMLAMQSYYAHGGRDEHVAIVAARVFEFVQTYLLILDDIADRSDMRRGGLSAHKLLETYAVNADLKNDHEHYGATQAMNAAVAGMHKATAEILDLDIDSGIVRRALLSLHHNLAVTIDGQMNDIYNEVSRDIPTEDAIERVLTRKSAYYTILSPLELGACLAGKDGLSEPLHDYSIHTGCAFQITDDTIGSFGNKDQTGKGTNDDIHEGKMTLLVQYALKKGDNVQKSVLEATLGNCDASDADCDKVRDVLIATGAKDYAETRSSWHKDEAFTALDRAEDIDHTFIVFLHQLTDYITKRQS, from the coding sequence ATGACTTATGACGGATATTTTAGCGTGTCAGATGCCCAACTGCGTACAGCTATCGACCAGGACCTAGCTGAGTGTGCGACAGTTTGGCAAGCTGAGTTTGAAGGCGGAAGCAGGGAGCCAGTTGCTGCTTTTTGTAATATATTGTTACGTGGAGGAAAGCGTCTTCGGGGAATGCTTGCTATGCAGAGCTATTATGCGCATGGTGGGCGGGATGAGCATGTTGCAATAGTGGCAGCTAGAGTGTTTGAATTCGTCCAGACCTATTTATTAATTCTCGATGATATAGCCGACAGATCAGATATGCGGCGGGGCGGACTGTCTGCCCATAAGCTACTTGAAACATATGCAGTAAACGCAGATCTTAAAAATGATCATGAACATTACGGGGCAACCCAAGCGATGAATGCAGCTGTTGCCGGTATGCATAAAGCAACAGCAGAAATTCTTGATTTAGATATAGACTCAGGTATTGTTCGTCGTGCGCTGCTCTCGTTGCACCATAACCTAGCAGTAACGATTGATGGTCAAATGAACGATATATATAACGAAGTAAGTCGAGATATCCCGACTGAAGATGCGATCGAGCGAGTTCTTACTCGAAAATCTGCTTACTATACGATCCTTAGTCCACTTGAGCTTGGTGCATGCCTCGCCGGGAAAGATGGTCTTAGTGAACCCCTTCATGATTATTCTATACACACCGGTTGCGCCTTTCAAATTACTGATGACACTATCGGTTCATTTGGTAATAAAGATCAAACAGGTAAAGGTACTAATGACGATATTCACGAAGGAAAAATGACTCTGTTGGTGCAGTATGCATTAAAAAAAGGAGACAATGTACAGAAAAGTGTGCTTGAGGCTACTCTTGGGAATTGTGATGCGAGTGATGCTGATTGCGATAAAGTACGCGACGTACTTATTGCAACCGGGGCAAAAGATTATGCAGAGACACGCTCTTCATGGCATAAGGATGAAGCATTTACTGCGCTTGATCGGGCCGAGGATATCGACCATACTTTTATAGTTTTTTTACATCAGTTAACTGATTATATAACGAAGCGGCAATCGTAA
- the msrB gene encoding peptide-methionine (R)-S-oxide reductase MsrB, with protein sequence MNKTDQEWKEILTPEQFAVLRDKATEAPFSGEYDGLFADGVYACAACGQLLFESGTKFDAHCGWPSFYDAKPGAVDFHTDDTLGMARTEVTCANCGGHLGHIFEGEGLDTPTDKRFCINSLSLKFDPTTL encoded by the coding sequence ATGAATAAAACCGATCAAGAGTGGAAAGAAATTCTTACACCGGAGCAGTTTGCAGTTCTCCGTGATAAAGCGACAGAAGCACCGTTTAGTGGTGAGTATGATGGTCTTTTTGCTGACGGCGTGTATGCCTGTGCGGCATGCGGTCAGTTGTTGTTTGAAAGTGGAACAAAATTTGATGCACATTGTGGATGGCCAAGCTTTTACGATGCAAAACCAGGTGCAGTAGATTTCCATACCGACGATACTCTTGGTATGGCTCGAACTGAAGTAACGTGCGCAAACTGCGGAGGACATCTCGGTCATATCTTTGAAGGTGAGGGTCTTGATACACCAACTGATAAAAGATTCTGTATCAATTCACTCAGTCTTAAATTTGACCCTACTACTCTATAG
- a CDS encoding MmcQ/YjbR family DNA-binding protein — MTHKELEDYLLSFPNTWLDFPFGESTSVYKIGYKETGEGKLFAIIANDSKPLKVSLKCDPSLALVLRDKYETVLPGYHLNKKHWNTILCTGQVPEDELFDLVRLSYNLVDAS, encoded by the coding sequence ATGACTCACAAAGAACTCGAAGATTATCTCCTTAGCTTTCCTAACACATGGCTTGATTTTCCTTTTGGCGAATCCACATCAGTATATAAAATAGGCTATAAAGAAACAGGTGAGGGTAAGCTATTCGCAATCATTGCAAATGACAGTAAGCCACTCAAGGTGAGTTTAAAGTGCGACCCAAGTCTCGCTCTTGTTCTTCGCGATAAATATGAAACCGTGCTACCGGGATATCATTTGAATAAAAAACATTGGAACACTATTTTGTGCACTGGACAGGTGCCTGAAGACGAACTGTTCGATTTAGTACGACTAAGCTATAACCTAGTCGACGCTAGCTAG
- a CDS encoding dephospho-CoA kinase: MAHHENVKIIAFVGMTGSGKSSAVDFLTEKGYPKVYFGGVIYDAMREAGIEITPESQTTFREDIRKKEGDDFVVKRIIQQINGLIGAGQHRIIADGIYSWTEYKIMKHEFPGELHVIAVVAPRRLRHHRLSIRPERPFTDVEATNRDWTEIENLEKGGPIAMADSYIINDGDMEHFHEQLDVILKHTDFYS; this comes from the coding sequence ATGGCACATCATGAAAATGTAAAAATAATCGCATTCGTCGGAATGACTGGAAGTGGAAAAAGTTCTGCAGTTGATTTTCTAACTGAAAAAGGATATCCGAAGGTATACTTTGGAGGTGTGATTTATGACGCGATGCGTGAAGCGGGTATTGAGATTACACCAGAAAGCCAAACTACTTTCAGGGAAGATATTCGTAAAAAAGAGGGTGATGATTTCGTGGTAAAGCGTATCATTCAACAGATAAATGGGCTTATTGGCGCCGGTCAGCACCGTATTATCGCAGATGGTATCTATAGCTGGACTGAATATAAGATCATGAAGCATGAATTTCCTGGTGAACTGCATGTTATAGCCGTCGTAGCACCGCGACGCCTTCGACACCACCGCTTATCAATACGCCCAGAGCGACCATTCACTGATGTTGAAGCAACCAATAGGGACTGGACGGAAATTGAGAATTTAGAAAAGGGTGGTCCAATCGCAATGGCAGATAGTTATATCATTAACGACGGTGACATGGAGCATTTCCACGAGCAACTCGATGTTATTCTAAAACACACCGACTTCTACTCTTAA
- a CDS encoding CapA family protein yields the protein MLPIRARRNHKRLLWFVVAVLMILIATAFVVIFFNQSVHTPEQKTVTSKSEVVSKPVAISSNMLFMGDVFWGRYINDWSQASSLKTSYPFSRLSEFNRMKYDAWIADLECPSVNGVNMTSAQEDATLTFNCSPDYLPEAAKWFTIFGNANNHSDNQGGMAGLIETRQHLEQNKIQYFGNFDPEVLKDVCEVTAMPVTISLDDKTTKKGSLPVAMCGYHGVFKIPSAASLAVMQAYAKVMPVIAFPHSGQEYKTGPDQIKTDLYRSMIDNGADMVIGDHAHWIQNSESYKGHLIVYSMGNFIFDQQDTPEVVRSAAINVNMKLAANADTSQLDAWLRIGSRCVAFQDDCMAQIASQGLKKLQVTYGFGVVGSNDSGKIVKPATPDQQEAILQRLNWQKTMTQLQAPYSSL from the coding sequence ATGCTACCAATAAGGGCGCGTCGAAATCATAAAAGACTTCTATGGTTTGTAGTAGCCGTACTAATGATTTTGATAGCAACCGCGTTTGTTGTTATATTCTTCAATCAAAGTGTTCACACGCCTGAACAAAAAACTGTTACATCAAAATCAGAAGTAGTATCAAAACCTGTAGCCATATCGTCTAATATGCTTTTCATGGGAGATGTTTTTTGGGGCAGATATATAAATGATTGGTCACAAGCGAGCTCACTAAAAACTAGCTATCCATTTTCAAGACTCAGTGAATTTAACCGTATGAAATACGATGCTTGGATTGCTGACTTAGAATGTCCGTCGGTTAATGGCGTCAACATGACCAGCGCACAGGAAGACGCAACGCTGACATTTAATTGTTCGCCTGACTATCTTCCGGAAGCGGCTAAATGGTTCACTATTTTTGGTAACGCAAATAACCATAGTGATAATCAAGGTGGGATGGCTGGGCTCATTGAAACTCGTCAGCATCTCGAGCAGAATAAAATTCAATATTTTGGTAACTTTGACCCTGAGGTTCTAAAAGATGTATGTGAAGTGACAGCAATGCCAGTGACTATTTCACTCGATGATAAAACCACAAAAAAAGGTAGTCTTCCAGTAGCGATGTGTGGCTATCATGGAGTATTTAAGATTCCGTCTGCCGCTAGTCTTGCTGTTATGCAAGCATACGCAAAAGTGATGCCTGTGATCGCGTTTCCTCATTCAGGCCAGGAATACAAGACAGGGCCTGACCAAATTAAAACTGATCTATATAGATCCATGATAGATAACGGTGCGGATATGGTCATAGGAGATCATGCACACTGGATACAGAACAGTGAAAGCTATAAGGGACACCTCATTGTTTATTCCATGGGTAACTTTATATTCGACCAGCAGGACACGCCCGAAGTTGTACGCTCAGCTGCTATTAACGTTAATATGAAACTAGCAGCCAACGCCGACACTAGCCAACTTGATGCTTGGCTCAGAATCGGTAGCAGATGTGTAGCGTTCCAGGATGATTGTATGGCTCAAATTGCTAGTCAGGGGCTTAAGAAATTACAAGTAACATATGGGTTTGGGGTCGTTGGCAGTAATGATTCGGGTAAGATCGTAAAACCCGCAACACCCGACCAGCAAGAGGCAATACTGCAGCGTCTAAACTGGCAAAAAACGATGACCCAGTTGCAAGCCCCCTATAGTAGCCTGTAG